In Horticoccus luteus, the following proteins share a genomic window:
- a CDS encoding low molecular weight protein tyrosine phosphatase family protein, producing MSKPKLLFLCSRNQWRSPTAEALFQNHPRYEARSAGTENGARVKLTAGLIGWADLIFCMEKKHAARVQERFGDFLGDKPLIVLRIPDDYRFMDAELIDLLRTELSAHLAL from the coding sequence ATGTCTAAACCCAAACTCCTCTTCCTCTGCTCGCGCAACCAGTGGCGCAGTCCGACGGCCGAGGCGTTGTTTCAAAATCATCCGCGCTACGAGGCGCGTTCGGCTGGCACCGAGAACGGGGCGCGCGTCAAACTCACCGCTGGTCTCATCGGCTGGGCTGATCTCATCTTTTGCATGGAGAAAAAGCACGCCGCCCGCGTGCAGGAACGCTTCGGTGACTTCCTTGGCGACAAACCGCTGATCGTGCTGCGCATCCCCGACGACTACCGCTTCATGGATGCCGAACTGATCGATCTCCTGAGGACGGAACTCTCCGCCCATCTGGCGCTTTGA
- a CDS encoding group III truncated hemoglobin, translating into MSDVQNMEDVKRLVDLFYGKVQQDDLLDPIFNGFAKVDWPQHLPKMYAFWGGMILGEPGYAGRPFPPHVPLPVTAEHFQRWLGLFHATIDENFAGPNAQRAKAAASSIAHTFAMRLGVIDPMAGRML; encoded by the coding sequence ATGAGCGACGTGCAGAATATGGAGGACGTGAAGCGGTTGGTGGACCTCTTTTACGGCAAAGTGCAGCAGGACGACTTGCTCGATCCGATTTTCAACGGCTTCGCGAAAGTCGATTGGCCGCAGCACCTGCCGAAGATGTATGCATTCTGGGGCGGGATGATTCTCGGTGAGCCGGGCTACGCGGGGCGGCCGTTTCCGCCGCATGTGCCGTTGCCCGTGACGGCGGAGCATTTCCAGCGCTGGCTGGGGCTGTTTCACGCGACGATCGACGAAAACTTCGCCGGCCCCAACGCGCAGCGGGCGAAAGCCGCGGCGAGCAGCATCGCGCACACGTTCGCGATGCGTCTGGGCGTGATCGATCCGATGGCCGGACGGATGTTGTGA